From Hermetia illucens chromosome 6, iHerIll2.2.curated.20191125, whole genome shotgun sequence, one genomic window encodes:
- the LOC119659384 gene encoding arrestin domain-containing protein 2-like, which yields MPTLCFITFNESPAGVYYGGQVLSGKVSLTTERIKAIRGIYITVRGYADVHWTENANRNSLHDRSEGYHAHDNYFDSRVDVLRSSDGNSFDLAPGKYEYNYQITLPPDLPSSFNGQYGMIRYEVVCTIDRPWKFDNVFKHPFTIIRPLDLNLLAINLLPVERQDRKEFSRICCCGNGGEVSIKGSIPCGGFVPGQSIPVSIFIKNLSRVTSYETNACLVQTVDYRSYTPYQHSTSEARLVTINLFGPLEKRGETDHNCNLCIPAIPPSSLNSCNIIEVSYCVEIQFKTRGLHTNLTVKLPVTIGTIPYFTGYNQREESGTSFSQAAVASGDPPAYEEAIKLGPNYVTNREEDKYIQNVNFLPRYPVYSFQSSNGVQPNDRIDVVTSQPN from the exons ATGCCTACCTTGTGCTTTATAACTTTTAACGAAAGTCCGGCAGGGGTTTATTATGGGGGCCAAGTATTGTCTGGAAAAGTCAGCCTTACAACTGAGCGAATAAAAGCAATAAGAG GCATATACATAACCGTGCGAGGGTACGCAGACGTTCATTGGACCGAGAATGCAAACAGAAATTCATTACATGATAGATCTGAAGGATATCATGCTCATGACAACTACTTTGACTCTCGCGTTGACGTACTACGCAGTTCTGATGGAAATAGTTTCGACCTGGCCCCAGGCAAATATGAGTACAATTATCAAATTACCTTACCGCCTGACCTGCCATCCTCTTTCAACGGCCAATACGGAATGATACGGTACGAAGTCGTCTGCACTATTGATCGGCCTTGGAAGTTCGATAACGTTTTCAAGCATCCCTTCACAATTATCAGGCCGTTGGATTTGAACTTATTGGCAATAAACCTG CTTCCTGTCGAGCGGCAAGACAGAAAGGAGTTCTCCAGAATATGCTGTTGCGGCAATGGTGGTGAGGTATCCATAAAAGGAAGCATTCCATGTGGTGGATTTGTTCCAGGACAAAGTATACCAGTCTCGATATTCATAAAAAATCTCTCGAGAGTTACTTCTTACGAAACAAACGCTTGCCTTGTTCAAACCGTTGACTATCGTAGTTACACACCATATCAGCACAGTACATCAGAAGCGAGGCTAGTGACAATCAATTTATTTGGTCCTTTAGAAAAACGTGGGGAAACGGATCATAACTGCAATTTATGTATTCCTGCGATTCCACCGTCAAGCCTAAATTCATGCAATATTATCGAGGTATCCTACTGCGTTGAAATTCAGTTTAAAACACGTGGACTACATACTAATCTAACTGTGAAGTTGCCAGTAACTATTGGCACTATTCCCTACTTCACCGGTTACAATCAAAGGGAAGAAAGTGGGACGTCATTTTCTCAAGCAGCGGTTGCATCAGGAG ATCCGCCAGCCTACGAAGAAGCTATCAAGTTAGGACCAAATTACGTCACAAACAGGGAAGAAGATAAATACATACAAAACGTTAATTTCCTGCCAAGGTATCCGGTTTATAGCTTTCAAAGTAGCAATGGCGTACAACCAAATGACAGGATTGACGTGGTAACATCTCAACCAAATTAA